One window of the Nitrospirota bacterium genome contains the following:
- a CDS encoding TIGR02584 family CRISPR-associated protein: MNFKEILIFVAGTTPQIITETIYALSQKARAVHLDEIFIITTSTGKKRIEDTLLKKGVLKGLVREYNLPDIRITEDSFIIVRDAAGREIDDIRDEVENEIMGDLITSLIQKLTADNGVRLHCSLAGGRKTMGFYLGAALQLFGRPWDKLYHVLVTPEFETNPNFFYKPKKNRMIECRLPGGVTKRLNTRDAEIYLTDLPFIRLGNRISLQGKGFSDLVAEGQREIDMAVIQPDVSVNLSKRELHIGDIPVRIPPVQFVIYTAFLRQKLNNCVRPDKQYCLDCTDCFCPTLTLKKSRLKGMSEDYKKLCGHNPAKAVEWRDKWSDDPAFDSMIRQNICKLNDAVSDSLGDSSILPYYIITPKKRYGDTPYGIRVDKGKIRIE, encoded by the coding sequence GTGAATTTCAAAGAAATCCTTATCTTTGTAGCAGGCACAACACCTCAAATAATTACAGAGACTATATATGCCCTGTCTCAGAAGGCCCGAGCTGTACATCTGGATGAAATATTCATCATCACCACATCTACCGGCAAAAAAAGGATTGAAGATACATTGCTGAAAAAGGGCGTGTTGAAGGGTCTTGTAAGAGAGTATAATCTCCCCGATATCAGAATTACCGAAGACTCCTTTATTATTGTCAGGGATGCAGCCGGCAGGGAGATTGATGATATCAGGGATGAAGTGGAAAATGAGATTATGGGTGATCTTATCACGTCATTGATACAGAAGTTGACAGCGGATAATGGTGTCAGGCTTCACTGCTCCCTCGCAGGCGGAAGAAAGACCATGGGCTTTTATCTCGGCGCAGCACTGCAGCTCTTCGGAAGGCCGTGGGATAAGCTCTACCATGTCCTTGTCACCCCTGAGTTTGAGACAAACCCGAACTTTTTCTATAAGCCGAAAAAGAACAGGATGATTGAATGCAGACTGCCTGGAGGAGTCACAAAACGGCTCAATACAAGGGATGCGGAAATTTACCTGACAGACCTTCCATTTATAAGACTCGGAAACCGCATCTCCCTGCAAGGAAAGGGTTTCAGCGACCTTGTCGCCGAAGGACAGAGGGAGATAGACATGGCGGTCATCCAGCCTGATGTCAGCGTTAACCTTTCAAAACGGGAATTACACATAGGAGATATACCCGTCAGAATACCTCCTGTCCAGTTTGTAATATATACAGCCTTTTTGAGACAGAAGCTTAATAATTGCGTAAGACCTGACAAGCAATACTGTCTTGATTGCACTGACTGTTTTTGTCCCACCCTCACCCTCAAAAAGAGTCGTTTAAAAGGCATGTCAGAGGATTACAAAAAACTTTGTGGACACAACCCTGCAAAAGCTGTTGAGTGGCGTGACAAATGGTCAGATGACCCTGCTTTTGACAGTATGATCAGACAGAACATATGCAAGCTCAACGATGCCGTCAGTGACAGCCTTGGAGATTCCAGCATACTGCCGTACTACATAATAACGCCGAAAAAGAGATATGGTGATACGCCGTACGGCATCAGAGTGGATAAGGGGAAGATAAGGATTGAATAG
- a CDS encoding HEPN domain-containing protein, producing the protein MILEPKDKITLSNIRMDKAHEFFAEARANLEKDRIKTAVNRSYYSAFNAVRALLILEGINHESHDGAVTMLSLRFVKPGLLPVYIIKKFKVLLSQRTDVDYGDFETVDAADSADAVKTAGDIIETIDNLRVSLIKDISKPSTP; encoded by the coding sequence ATGATACTTGAACCAAAAGACAAAATAACATTAAGCAATATAAGAATGGATAAGGCACATGAATTTTTTGCAGAGGCAAGGGCAAACCTTGAAAAAGATAGAATTAAAACAGCCGTAAACAGGAGTTATTATTCTGCATTCAATGCCGTGAGAGCACTCTTAATCCTTGAGGGCATAAACCATGAGAGTCACGATGGGGCGGTAACTATGCTTAGCCTCAGATTTGTTAAACCAGGCCTCTTGCCCGTTTATATTATCAAGAAATTCAAGGTGCTCCTTTCACAGAGGACTGATGTAGACTATGGAGATTTTGAAACAGTTGATGCTGCAGATTCGGCAGATGCCGTGAAAACCGCCGGAGACATCATCGAGACTATAGATAATTTGCGCGTTAGCTTGATTAAAGACATTTCAAAGCCGTCTACTCCATAA
- a CDS encoding nucleotidyl transferase AbiEii/AbiGii toxin family protein codes for MNREYYFDRLYPCQDRVLEIIGNLETGFYLSGGTASSRGYLRHRFSDDLDLFVNDNADFGLWSDRVINALSGAGNWKMDILLRDDRFSRIALVEGDLLLKIEMINDVPSHIGEIRKHEILGMLDSPENILANKVTAIIDRQEPKDMADIWGFCCKMGLSLSSAISDAHSKAAGIFPADIARVLCSVTKADWEAVRWIEPPPLETYLKDLQKLGDSLIILDC; via the coding sequence ATGAACAGAGAATATTATTTTGACAGACTTTACCCCTGTCAGGACAGGGTACTGGAGATAATAGGCAATCTGGAAACAGGATTCTATCTCTCAGGCGGGACTGCCTCATCCCGTGGATACCTGCGCCATCGTTTCTCAGATGACTTGGATTTGTTTGTAAACGATAATGCTGACTTTGGATTATGGTCTGACAGGGTGATAAATGCGCTGTCAGGAGCCGGAAACTGGAAGATGGATATACTGCTGAGGGATGACAGATTTTCCCGTATAGCTTTAGTTGAAGGAGATTTGTTACTCAAGATAGAAATGATAAATGATGTTCCATCACACATCGGGGAAATAAGGAAACATGAAATACTGGGTATGCTGGATAGCCCTGAGAATATCCTTGCCAACAAAGTAACAGCAATTATTGACCGTCAGGAGCCGAAAGACATGGCTGACATCTGGGGTTTCTGCTGCAAGATGGGACTTTCCCTGTCTTCAGCCATCTCTGATGCCCATAGTAAGGCAGCAGGGATATTTCCTGCCGATATCGCACGCGTTCTATGTTCCGTCACCAAAGCAGACTGGGAAGCAGTACGCTGGATAGAACCACCGCCTTTAGAAACATATTTAAAAGATTTACAGAAACTTGGAGATAGTTTGATTATCCTGGATTGTTAA